Proteins from a single region of Bartonella sp. M0283:
- a CDS encoding DUF1344 domain-containing protein produces the protein MRKLVFAGILATFLFPALAFADDVKGTITAINQDNNTIELDNGKTYSLPGEFDYSVLSEGMKVIVFYDTEGNNRYITDIEPQES, from the coding sequence ATGAGAAAACTGGTTTTTGCGGGGATACTAGCAACATTTCTTTTCCCAGCCTTAGCTTTTGCCGATGACGTCAAAGGAACGATAACAGCTATCAATCAGGATAATAACACAATCGAACTCGATAATGGAAAAACTTACAGTTTGCCAGGTGAATTCGATTATTCTGTTTTGAGTGAAGGAATGAAAGTCATCGTATTTTATGACACAGAGGGAAATAATCGCTATATTACCGATATCGAGCCACAA